In one window of Acanthopagrus latus isolate v.2019 chromosome 15, fAcaLat1.1, whole genome shotgun sequence DNA:
- the tmem72 gene encoding transmembrane protein 72, whose translation MGNSESVWWVVVECACRILGVSTATVLCAVGVETIHHGEFNSLGIYLLVSSVGIMVFELAYFLDTLLFMCLPCPPDWQLFRLWGKMARIGGFHKFLYYSIMSVVCFLHPVLVWHAVIPGTMLLVTAFFNFILSKKSKTNKSPKRPQESQSDQGPTTVCVTEAADSDSNFSFLHMAPGRRGGGLALATRDRSLGPGERGESVQAMLELEQQTAATADRERRRWRERRLICFRGSKEEPVEREMEEMDCYNEPDTTSDTAPMITD comes from the exons ATGGGGAACTCAGAGAGCGTCTGGTGGGTCGTCGTGGAGTGCGCCTGCAGGATTCTTGGTGTTTCTACGGCAACAg TGTTGTGTGCTGTGGGAGTGGAGACCATACATCACGGAGAGTTCAACAGCCTCGGCATCTACTTATT aGTGTCATCTGTTGGTATCATGGTGTTTGAGCTGGCCTATTTCCTGGATACTCTTCTGTTCATGTGTCTGCC ctgtccCCCAGACTGGCAGCTGTTTCGGTTGTGGGGGAAGATGGCTCGTATCGGAGGCTTCCATAAGTTCCTCTACTACTCCATAATGTCAGTGGTCTGCTTCCTGCACCCTGTGTTAGTGTGGCACGCAGTTATCCCAG GGACAATGCTTCTGGTGACAGCTTTCTTCAACTTCATACTCAGCAAGAAATCAAAGACCAACAAGTCTCCCAAAAGGCCGCAGGAGAGCCAGAGCGACCAAGGCCcgaccactgtgtgtgtgacggaaGCAGCAGACTCGGACAGCAATTTCTCATTCCTCCACATGGCTccggggaggagaggagggggactGGCCCTCGCCACCAGGGACCGGTCCCTCGGCccgggggagagaggggagagcgTCCAGGCCatgctggagctggagcagcagacagcagccaccgcagacagggagaggaggaggtggagagagaggaggctgatATGCTTCAGAGGCAGCAAGGAGGagccagtggagagagagatggaggagatggactGCTACAACGAGCCAGACACCACCTCAGACACTGCGCCCATGATTACAGACTGA